In Chitinivibrionales bacterium, the sequence ACAAGTGCACTCTTCTGCCGTCAAGAAAAACCTCGGCCCGCTCCTGGGGCGAAAGCGCGACGTCGCGAGTCACAAGGAACCGGAGCATAGTGCCGCCTTCGGCGTGGGAGACCACCAGGCTGCGGTCGCCCAGCGTTTCCACAAGCTCGACGGCAACGTCAACCGTGGTGTCCGAATACCGCTTTGCTTCATGATGCTCGGCATACTTGATGTTCTGCGGCCGCACCCCCACCTTCACGGATTTCCCGGCCATGGCCTGGGCCCTCGTAAACCGCTCCTTGTCGAGCTTGATGAAGCCCAGCGGCGTGTCAACGCCGGCATCGTCCCCTTTTAACGCGACCGTGCCGTTGAAAAAGTTCATTGCCGGGCTGCCGATGAACGAAGCGGAAAATACCGTGGCGGGCGCGTCATACACCATGCGCGGCGTGTCATACTGCTCAAGGCCCTCTGCGCTGAGCACCGCGATGCGCTCGCTCATGCTCATTGCCTCAACCTGGTTGTGCGTCACATAGATGATGGTCTTGCCCACCTGGTGATGGATCCGCTTGAGCTCCTCCATCGCCTGCTCGCGCAGCGCGGCGTCGAGGTTGCTGAGCGGTTCGTCAAGGAGCAGGACGTCGGGATCGAGCACCAGCGCGCGGGCGAGCGCGACCCGCTGCCGCTGCCCCCCCGAAATTTCCTTGGGCAGGCGGTCTTCGAGGCCCTTGAGGCTGAACAGGTCGAGCGCCCACGCCAGTTTCTTCTCGATTTCAGCCGCGGGCGTATTGTTGATGGTGAGACCGAAGCGGATGTTCTTTTTGACCGTCATGTGCGGGAACAGCGCGTAACTCTGGAACACCATGGCAAGCCTGCGGTGCTGGGCGGGAACGTCGTTGTACCGCCTGCCGTCGATGATAAGATCCCCTTTGTCAATCGTCTCCAGGCCGGCGATCATGCGCAGGAGTGTGGTCTTGCCGCACCCCGAGGGGCCGAGCAGGGTCACGAACTCCCCGTTTTTGATTTCGAGGCTCAGCCCCTTGATTATCTGGGTCGCGCCCATCCGCTTTGAAATGTCTTTTAACAGTACTTCAGCCATGAGGCACCTATTTCACCGAGCCGGTGGTGATGCCCGCCGTCATGTATTTCTGCAGCATCAGGGAAAACACGATGACCGGAAGGCTCAGCAGAACCGAAATCGCCGCAAGCAGGTTCTGCGGCGGCGAATACGCGAGTTTCTGTTTCAGAAAAAGCGTCATGGTTGATATCTTTCCAAGCCCCAAAAGAAAATAGGCAAAGATGAATTCATCCCATGACAGCAGGAATGTGTAAATGGCGGCGGCGGCGAGTCCTGGAAAGGAGAGCGGAAAAAGCACCCTGAAAAAAATGGAAAACCCGTTCGCCCCCATCACCCGCGCCTGCTGTTCAAGGTCGTTGGGGATGGTTTCAAAGGCGCTCATGCCGATGAAAATCACGTAGGGCAGGGCCAGAAGCGTGTGCGCCAGGATGACGGAAGTATAGGTGTTCTGCAGCCTGAGCTTGATGAAAAATTCCGCGACGGGAATCACCGAGGCGATGTCCGGGAAAAGCCTTACGGAAATAAGCCCCAGCAGTAAAAGCCTCATGCCCGGCACCCTGAAACGGCCGAGGACGTACGCGGCCGGCACCCCGAGCAGCAGCGAAAGCCCAACGGTGGAAACCGCGATGATGACGCTGTTCATGAGCACGCCGTAAAAATGCCGGTCGGAAAAAAGGTA encodes:
- a CDS encoding ABC transporter ATP-binding protein produces the protein MAEVLLKDISKRMGATQIIKGLSLEIKNGEFVTLLGPSGCGKTTLLRMIAGLETIDKGDLIIDGRRYNDVPAQHRRLAMVFQSYALFPHMTVKKNIRFGLTINNTPAAEIEKKLAWALDLFSLKGLEDRLPKEISGGQRQRVALARALVLDPDVLLLDEPLSNLDAALREQAMEELKRIHHQVGKTIIYVTHNQVEAMSMSERIAVLSAEGLEQYDTPRMVYDAPATVFSASFIGSPAMNFFNGTVALKGDDAGVDTPLGFIKLDKERFTRAQAMAGKSVKVGVRPQNIKYAEHHEAKRYSDTTVDVAVELVETLGDRSLVVSHAEGGTMLRFLVTRDVALSPQERAEVFLDGRRVHLFDPLSNTNLFYPS
- a CDS encoding carbohydrate ABC transporter permease — translated: MKNRIAAKETFKKVLWAASIAFALLLIAGPLYLLFKYSISDSASINTGGAPIPLWPYHPTFRNFIYLFSDRHFYGVLMNSVIIAVSTVGLSLLLGVPAAYVLGRFRVPGMRLLLLGLISVRLFPDIASVIPVAEFFIKLRLQNTYTSVILAHTLLALPYVIFIGMSAFETIPNDLEQQARVMGANGFSIFFRVLFPLSFPGLAAAAIYTFLLSWDEFIFAYFLLGLGKISTMTLFLKQKLAYSPPQNLLAAISVLLSLPVIVFSLMLQKYMTAGITTGSVK